The Nitrospira sp. KM1 genome includes a window with the following:
- a CDS encoding DegT/DnrJ/EryC1/StrS aminotransferase family protein produces the protein MRSTTNTIGLLPSRHDVIQVADPRAEALRTRDALMTVVERVLTKGTYILGEEVEAFEQEWAQYLGVVACVGVANGTDALALALSAVGVSAGDEVITVSHTAVATVAAIEYLGACPVFLDIDPQTRCVDPRLIRSVLSPRTKAIVPVHIYGQPAPMDEILAVADGHGLKVVEDCAQAHGAAINGRKVGTFGHAAAFSFYPTKNLGALGDGGAIVTDDPSIAETLRALRQYGWKRRYISQTQGRNSRLDELQAAVLRFKLPFLEERNQRRRTIAQSYQAALVGTGLQPPVSVRDTLHAMHLFVVESRAREALEAHLRSAGIASARHYPMPVHLQPAYAGRLRGSDQLPITEALYQRILTIPCHPDLEDGHIDRIASALRLWQEPSSRNGGRHIDPNREKHP, from the coding sequence ATGCGAAGCACTACCAACACTATTGGCCTCTTGCCGTCGCGGCATGACGTCATTCAGGTGGCCGACCCGCGCGCCGAGGCGCTGCGGACACGTGACGCGCTGATGACGGTCGTCGAGCGTGTCCTGACGAAGGGAACCTACATTCTCGGTGAGGAGGTCGAGGCGTTCGAACAGGAGTGGGCGCAATACCTCGGTGTGGTCGCCTGTGTCGGTGTGGCAAACGGCACCGACGCATTGGCTCTCGCGCTGAGCGCGGTAGGTGTGAGCGCCGGTGACGAAGTCATCACCGTCTCGCACACGGCCGTGGCAACCGTGGCCGCGATTGAATATCTCGGCGCCTGTCCGGTCTTCCTGGACATCGATCCGCAGACCAGATGTGTGGATCCCCGTCTGATTCGTTCGGTGCTGTCTCCCCGGACCAAAGCCATTGTGCCAGTCCATATTTATGGACAGCCGGCTCCGATGGACGAGATTCTCGCGGTGGCGGACGGGCACGGTCTCAAGGTGGTGGAAGATTGCGCGCAGGCCCATGGTGCCGCGATCAACGGTCGCAAGGTCGGGACATTCGGACATGCGGCTGCATTCAGCTTCTATCCCACGAAGAATCTTGGAGCGTTGGGCGATGGCGGCGCTATCGTCACCGATGACCCCTCGATAGCGGAGACGCTCCGCGCCTTGCGGCAGTACGGATGGAAGCGACGATATATCAGTCAGACGCAGGGGAGAAATTCCCGTCTCGACGAATTGCAAGCCGCCGTGCTCCGATTCAAACTCCCGTTTCTCGAAGAACGCAACCAACGGAGACGGACGATCGCCCAATCCTATCAGGCCGCGTTGGTGGGGACCGGGCTCCAGCCTCCCGTGAGCGTGCGAGATACCCTCCATGCCATGCATCTATTTGTCGTGGAAAGCCGGGCCCGGGAGGCATTGGAAGCGCATCTTCGTTCCGCCGGCATCGCGAGCGCCCGTCACTACCCCATGCCTGTTCATCTGCAGCCGGCGTATGCAGGACGACTTCGCGGATCTGATCAGCTGCCCATTACGGAAGCTCTCTATCAAAGGATCCTGACCATCCCCTGTCATCCGGACTTGGAAGACGGGCACATCGACCGGATTGCCAGCGCGCTCCGCCTGTGGCAGGAGCCGTCGAGCCGCAACGGGGGGCGCCATATCGATCCGAACCGAGAGAAGCATCCATGA
- a CDS encoding NAD-dependent epimerase/dehydratase family protein, translated as MAPFRRARVLITGGLGFIGSTLAIRLVHQGADVTVVDSMIPEYGGNLWNIEAVRDHVRVNIADVRDEHAMKYLIRDRDYLFNLAGQTSHLDSMDNPFPDLEINARAQLSILECCKRYNGDIRVVFAGTRQIYGKPHYLPVDEQHPLQPVDVNGINKLAGEMYHRLYHQVHGIRTTVLRLTNTYGPRMRVVDARQTFLGIWIRQLLDGSPITVYGEGRQIRDFNYVEDVVDALLLAASAPQAVGEIFNLGDDHPVSLMDTAELLVRLHRHGRYQMVPFPAERKQIDIGDYYGDYRKIAVCLKWKPSTSLSDGLRQTLEFYAKHYQHYWPLAVAA; from the coding sequence ATGGCGCCCTTTCGTCGAGCCCGGGTCTTGATCACGGGCGGACTCGGATTCATCGGGTCGACCCTCGCGATTCGGCTCGTGCACCAAGGGGCCGATGTGACGGTGGTCGATAGCATGATTCCCGAATATGGCGGCAATCTCTGGAACATCGAGGCGGTCCGCGATCATGTGCGGGTCAACATCGCGGATGTCCGGGATGAGCATGCCATGAAGTATCTCATTCGCGACCGCGACTATCTGTTCAATTTGGCCGGGCAAACCAGCCATCTGGATTCAATGGATAATCCATTTCCGGATCTGGAGATCAACGCGCGCGCGCAGCTCTCGATCCTGGAGTGCTGCAAGCGGTACAACGGAGACATTAGAGTCGTCTTTGCGGGCACCCGTCAGATCTACGGCAAACCTCACTATCTGCCTGTCGACGAACAACATCCGCTGCAGCCGGTCGACGTCAACGGCATCAATAAGCTGGCCGGCGAGATGTACCACCGTTTGTATCACCAGGTGCACGGCATCAGGACCACCGTCCTGCGTCTCACCAATACCTACGGCCCTCGCATGCGCGTCGTCGATGCCCGGCAGACGTTTTTGGGGATCTGGATTCGGCAGCTGCTCGACGGGAGCCCTATCACCGTGTACGGCGAGGGCCGGCAGATCCGTGATTTCAACTATGTCGAGGATGTCGTCGACGCCTTGCTGCTGGCCGCCTCCGCTCCTCAAGCCGTGGGAGAGATCTTCAATCTCGGCGATGATCATCCGGTGAGTCTGATGGATACGGCGGAATTGCTGGTGCGCCTGCACCGGCACGGCCGGTACCAGATGGTTCCCTTTCCGGCTGAACGGAAACAGATCGATATCGGGGACTACTACGGCGACTACCGGAAAATCGCTGTATGTCTGAAATGGAAACCATCCACCTCCCTCTCTGACGGGCTGCGTCAAACCCTGGAGTTTTATGCGAAGCACTACCAACACTATTGGCCTCTTGCCGTCGCGGCATGA
- a CDS encoding glycosyltransferase: MLFQRGKNLEAIDLYEALAVGHPHAAIDILAELYDLYQMLPQNTNRYALYQSRLFDFAIKPGDRILDIGSGNDPFPFATHLADVAPDDDRYGRAGAPFKRPEGIPVTICTLEDMSCFPDKQFDFVYCSHVLEHVADPERACRELMRIGKRGYVETPTRGKDLWLNTAEISHHRWAVELLHGRLTFTEYLPREIQGLRCDLLMKMHVAPESKREKALTSLLYLKADLVNTMLLWEGSFDVEVRKIPSPASSSHMASGLDQQSRRLLEQPAPSPSTVTAVRETPTAQNVFSNPRCLFINTYYDAFLSHHYSSAPSLIDGSYEEQLASLQETCFGDSDFYSSALRQADWEASDIIVNCRPLQKRWAEERGIDPQCPPLTIAIEQIKRLRPQVLYLQDLGVGSREFLAAARPYVDLIVGQIASPIPPNADLDAFDVLISSFPHFVDRFRGEKRAAYYQALAFDIRVFHRLGQPSRDYPLTFVGGLSPAHRERHELLADLGKNLPLHVWGYGTTALKQHHVDVSRLHGEAWGLDMFSILARSRITVNHHIDVAKMNANNMRLFEATGCGSLLVTDYKENLSDLFEIGTEVVAYRSVGECRELIAYYLAHPEEARAIAERAHERTGREHTYEARMRHTSEILGRHLELKTGNNRLPDPDLGRVSYGRTAIRPDQVTPDLVQSWRSDSIPLKQRALVDVELREMYRGQPPIVFRVLADAVQPYVRPNIELLEIGCASGYYAEALQYLLNVRLSYFGIDFSEAMIRMARSYYPNARFEVGDGGSLSFADRSIPIVVSSGVLLHVQEYRAHIKEAARVASAIVVLHRTPVTRKSATAHFKKFAYGVETFELRFSESEILSLCEESGLELSSALTYHEQPDKDEFETTYVFNAAR; encoded by the coding sequence ATGTTGTTTCAACGCGGCAAGAATTTGGAAGCCATTGATCTCTACGAAGCACTGGCAGTCGGCCATCCGCATGCCGCGATCGATATCTTAGCTGAGCTTTATGATTTGTATCAGATGTTGCCGCAGAACACGAATCGCTATGCGCTGTATCAATCGCGCCTCTTTGATTTTGCAATCAAACCAGGCGACCGGATCCTGGACATAGGAAGTGGCAACGATCCGTTTCCCTTCGCAACGCATCTGGCCGATGTGGCTCCGGACGACGACCGCTACGGTCGAGCAGGTGCCCCATTTAAGCGACCGGAAGGCATTCCGGTGACCATCTGTACCCTTGAGGACATGAGCTGTTTCCCGGATAAGCAATTTGACTTCGTCTACTGCTCCCATGTGCTCGAACACGTGGCTGACCCCGAGCGGGCCTGTCGAGAATTGATGCGCATCGGCAAGCGAGGGTACGTCGAGACGCCGACGAGGGGGAAAGACTTGTGGTTGAACACGGCGGAGATTAGCCATCATCGCTGGGCCGTCGAGCTTCTTCACGGCCGGCTCACGTTCACAGAATATCTTCCTCGTGAAATCCAAGGTCTGCGATGCGACCTTTTGATGAAGATGCATGTCGCCCCGGAGTCCAAACGTGAAAAGGCGCTGACATCGCTGCTGTATCTCAAGGCGGATCTGGTCAATACCATGCTGCTCTGGGAAGGCTCGTTTGACGTTGAAGTGCGCAAGATCCCGTCGCCGGCCTCGAGCAGCCATATGGCCTCCGGCCTGGACCAGCAGTCCCGGCGCTTGCTAGAGCAGCCGGCGCCCTCGCCGTCCACCGTCACTGCAGTCAGAGAGACCCCCACCGCGCAGAACGTTTTCTCCAATCCGCGATGCCTCTTCATCAACACGTACTATGACGCGTTTCTTTCTCATCACTACTCGAGCGCGCCATCCCTCATCGATGGGTCCTATGAAGAGCAATTGGCGTCTTTGCAGGAAACGTGTTTCGGCGACAGTGATTTCTATTCTTCTGCTTTGCGGCAGGCGGACTGGGAGGCTTCCGATATCATCGTCAATTGCCGCCCTCTCCAGAAGCGATGGGCTGAAGAGCGGGGCATAGATCCACAGTGTCCGCCCTTGACGATCGCGATTGAGCAAATCAAGCGCCTGCGGCCGCAGGTTCTCTATCTGCAGGACTTGGGAGTCGGGTCACGGGAATTTCTTGCAGCCGCCCGGCCATATGTAGATTTGATTGTCGGCCAGATTGCCTCTCCCATTCCTCCCAATGCGGACCTCGATGCATTCGACGTGCTCATTTCATCGTTTCCTCATTTTGTGGACCGGTTCCGGGGGGAGAAGCGTGCGGCGTACTATCAGGCCCTGGCCTTCGACATACGCGTGTTCCATCGCCTCGGGCAACCCTCTCGGGATTATCCATTGACCTTCGTCGGAGGACTGTCTCCGGCCCATCGCGAGCGGCATGAATTATTGGCTGATCTGGGCAAGAACCTGCCGCTGCATGTGTGGGGGTATGGGACCACCGCCCTGAAACAGCATCATGTGGATGTGTCGCGCCTCCATGGCGAGGCCTGGGGACTGGATATGTTTTCCATCCTTGCCAGATCGCGCATCACTGTCAATCACCATATCGATGTCGCCAAGATGAATGCGAACAACATGCGTTTGTTTGAAGCGACTGGATGCGGTTCGCTATTGGTTACGGATTACAAGGAGAATCTGAGCGACCTGTTCGAAATTGGAACGGAGGTCGTTGCGTATCGTTCCGTTGGAGAATGCCGGGAACTCATCGCGTATTACCTGGCTCATCCCGAAGAGGCGAGGGCCATCGCCGAGCGCGCCCATGAAAGAACCGGGCGGGAGCATACCTATGAAGCGCGCATGCGCCATACATCGGAAATCCTCGGCCGGCACCTCGAATTGAAAACGGGGAACAATCGTTTGCCGGATCCAGACTTGGGACGTGTCTCCTATGGCCGCACAGCCATACGGCCTGACCAGGTCACGCCTGACCTGGTCCAATCCTGGCGTTCGGATTCGATTCCACTCAAGCAGCGAGCGTTGGTCGATGTCGAGCTGCGTGAGATGTACCGAGGGCAGCCACCCATCGTATTCCGTGTATTGGCCGACGCGGTGCAGCCGTACGTCAGGCCGAACATCGAGCTGCTGGAGATTGGGTGCGCCAGCGGCTATTACGCCGAAGCTCTGCAATATTTGCTGAATGTTCGCCTCTCTTATTTCGGGATCGATTTCTCTGAGGCCATGATCCGCATGGCCAGGAGCTACTATCCCAATGCCCGATTTGAGGTCGGAGACGGTGGGAGCCTATCATTCGCCGATCGGTCGATTCCCATCGTTGTCTCCTCCGGCGTTCTACTTCACGTTCAAGAGTATCGCGCGCATATCAAGGAAGCCGCACGCGTCGCGTCAGCCATCGTCGTGCTCCACCGGACTCCGGTTACGCGGAAATCGGCGACCGCGCATTTCAAAAAGTTCGCTTACGGCGTGGAGACATTCGAACTGCGGTTCAGCGAAAGCGAGATTCTCAGCCTTTGTGAAGAATCGGGACTGGAGCTGTCGTCCGCCCTGACGTATCACGAACAGCCGGATAAAGACGAGTTTGAGACGACCTATGTCTTCAACGCAGCACGATAG
- a CDS encoding flagellar brake protein produces MNEARHSKPSSFLSVGLPLKLSFQTHRGKVQVGSTLLGWKDHAWLVCEWPFHDQHEIVCTAGTPCLVSYVYEGKLIGYRTEVRESQVLPAPLLFLSFPSQVEEFHLRKDVRVQSHEPMLLMQVPDSSTSVSSASHGFIGGLLQDFSKSGCSVLIGRLPAGLGQGALVKLEFALPGVGHITNLTGVVKNLQEQEANYLLGIEFRFNEMEYIEFRGWGGSVQNAIQQWTAQKACDMLPIR; encoded by the coding sequence GTGAACGAGGCGCGCCACTCCAAGCCCTCGTCGTTCTTGTCTGTGGGCCTGCCCCTGAAGCTTTCGTTTCAGACGCACCGCGGGAAAGTACAGGTCGGTTCGACGTTGTTGGGGTGGAAAGACCATGCCTGGCTGGTCTGTGAATGGCCCTTCCATGATCAGCACGAAATCGTCTGTACGGCTGGCACGCCTTGTCTGGTGAGTTATGTCTACGAGGGAAAGCTGATCGGCTATCGAACGGAAGTGCGCGAGTCGCAGGTGCTTCCGGCTCCGCTCCTGTTTCTGTCCTTCCCAAGCCAGGTCGAAGAATTTCATCTGCGGAAGGATGTTCGGGTCCAGAGTCATGAGCCCATGCTGCTGATGCAGGTGCCCGATTCCTCCACTTCTGTGTCGTCTGCGAGCCATGGATTCATCGGCGGGCTGCTCCAGGATTTCAGCAAAAGCGGATGCAGCGTGCTCATTGGACGCCTTCCCGCTGGGCTTGGCCAAGGCGCTCTCGTAAAACTCGAATTCGCTCTGCCGGGGGTCGGTCACATTACTAATCTCACCGGCGTAGTGAAGAACCTGCAGGAGCAGGAAGCCAACTATCTGCTGGGGATCGAATTTCGCTTCAACGAGATGGAATACATCGAGTTTCGCGGATGGGGCGGATCGGTTCAGAATGCCATCCAGCAATGGACCGCTCAGAAAGCCTGTGACATGCTTCCTATCCGCTAG